The DNA window CCGGTACGCCCAGAAGTGTGGGTATGCCGAACTCCCTTGCGACCGATGCCATGTGGCCCGTTGTGGAGCCGTATTCACAGACGATTGCTGAAGCCTTGTTCATCAAAACCACGAACTGAGGCGACGAGTGCCTGGCGACGAGGATGCCGCCTTCCGGGAATTTGTCTAAATCCTCTTCGTCCCTGATTATAAAAACTCTGCCGGCTCCTGCTCCGGGACAGGCCGTTTCGCCTCCAGAAATAATGGGCTCAAGCCCTTTAACCTCCACCACTTCGTCCCGGCCGTCTTTCTCCCTTTCCACGTACTGGAGAGGTCTGCTCTGGAGGATCAGCAGGCGACCTTCGGGGTCAAGAGCCCATTCTGCGTCCTGAGGGCATCCGAAGTGGGACTCCAGGCGCAGGCCGTATTCTGCGAGGGTTATTATCTGATCTTCCCGAAGGCATGGGGCCGTGATCTTTTCCGGGCTGACGGCGGTTTCCCTGAGTCCTCCCGACGGGTTTCTCACCAGCTGGACGGGTTTCTCGGAGACCCGGATTTCCGCAATCTTCAGGGGCCGGCTTCGATCTACCACGTATCTGTCCGGTTGCACGCGTCCTTCGACGGCATAGGGACCCAGCCCCCATACTGCGGAGATGATTATCTGGTTTGAGGAAGGCGAGGTTGGATCCGCCGTGTAAATTACACCGGCGGCCACTGAATCGATCATCTCAAGGCACAAAACCCCCATCGTTACGTCTTCATCGGGAATTCCGCTGTAGAATCTGTAAGCCAGGGCTCGGGGCGTGTAGAGGCTTGCAACGACTATTTTGTAAGCATCAACGAGCTTTTCCCTCGAGACGTTCAGGAGGGAGACATACTGACCTGCAAAGCTCCTTTCCGTGTCTTCGCCAACGGCACTGCTTCTCACGGCAACGGAGAAATCTTCGGCCTTCTTCCTCCGTGCAAGACCGTCGAAGGCCGCCAGAAGGGCGTCTTTCACTTCGTCGGGAACGGGGGATCTGAGGATAAGTGCCTGAATCTGTTCGCTCAGGTTCTGCGTCGCCGCAGTGTCGTTGAAGTCCGTGAGTTGCTTGAGTTTAGAAATTTCGGCTTTAAGGTCGTTCTTTTCAAAAAAGATGTGGAAAGCCTTCACGCTTACGGCGAATCCTTCCGGTACGGGGAGCTTTGCCCGGGAAGCTATTTCACCCAGGTGAGCGCTTTTACCTCCCACCCAATCACCCATGGTTAAGTCCACGTGTGAAAGAGGGAAGACGATGGTGCGGGGAAGAGAGGGTGGAGCAAGGGAGATCTCTTTTTCAATGGAATTCTTCAGGCTATCGAAGACCTCGTAGAGTGAAGCATAACGGTTTCCCGACATCCGGTTGAGTGCTCTTATCATCCTCAGAGCGTGAGAGACCGCCAGGGTTGCCCGGGATCGGACGTAATTCATGCCGACGATCTTACCGGTTCTGAGGGTCTCCGATATGTCCGAAATGATGTCGGCCAGCTCCACATTGGAGCTGAGGAGTTCCAGAAAGTCCGAATACCTTTCCCTGAGCTTCTGTCTGAGTTTTTCCCTCTGAAAGGCTCTCTTTTTACCTTTTCTCGATAAATACCTGAAGATCCTCATACCTCTTCACTTCTGCTCCATTCTCAGGAGCCTTCTCTCGTGGGCTTCTCGTATTTTTTCGATCAATGCCCTGAGGTCGGCCGGTTTCAGCATGTAGTCGTAAGCCCCGAGTTCCAGGCCTTTGAGGCTGGATTCCAGGGAACCATGACCCGTAAGGAGTATAACCTCTACGAAAGGTCGGCGTCTTTTTATGATTTCCAGAACCTCCAGGCCGTCCATTTCGGGCATGCGAATGTCCAGCACCACGACGTCAACATCATGGGTTTCGAGAAGTTCAATCCCTTCTTTACCGCGCAGGGCGCCGTATGCTTCGAATCCACGGCGTTCAAGACGCCTTACCAGGGTTTCCACAAAATCCCGTTCGTCATCAATTATCAGTACGCGGCACTTCCTTTCCGCCATGGGTCACCTCTTTTAGGGCGTCGTTAAACCGGTGCCTTCACGGGCAAAAGGACGGTGAAGACCGCTCCTTTGCCTTCTTCAGCAGCATTTTCGGCGGTTATGCGACCTCCCAGTTTCTGAACTATTGAATAAGTAATCGAAAGGCCCAGTCCCGTTCCCTTGCCGAGAGCTTTGGTGGTCACGAAGGGATCGAAAATCCTGTCGATGATGTTCTCGGGGATGCCGGGTCCGCTGTCGGCGATCCGGATCACCACCTGTTGCCGGAAATCGTCGTAGTAGGTGTCGATCCATACGGTGCCGTCTTTATCTACTGCGTCCATGGCGTTGTTGAGGATGTTCAGAAAAACCTGCTGAAGTTGAGAAGGGTCGGTTGTGATGAGAGGGAGCTCTGGATCGAAATTCCTTACGATTTTTATGTTGCGATGAAAAGCTTCGTTTTCTATGAAGCTCAGACACTCCTCGAGAATCCTGTGAAGATCCACCGACTCCTGAACGGGTTCCATGCGTCTTGCAAAGCCCAGCAGCCTGTGCGTTACCGTTCTGGCCCTGTCAACGTGATATTCGATCTTT is part of the Thermodesulforhabdus norvegica genome and encodes:
- a CDS encoding PEP/pyruvate-binding domain-containing protein; its protein translation is MRIFRYLSRKGKKRAFQREKLRQKLRERYSDFLELLSSNVELADIISDISETLRTGKIVGMNYVRSRATLAVSHALRMIRALNRMSGNRYASLYEVFDSLKNSIEKEISLAPPSLPRTIVFPLSHVDLTMGDWVGGKSAHLGEIASRAKLPVPEGFAVSVKAFHIFFEKNDLKAEISKLKQLTDFNDTAATQNLSEQIQALILRSPVPDEVKDALLAAFDGLARRKKAEDFSVAVRSSAVGEDTERSFAGQYVSLLNVSREKLVDAYKIVVASLYTPRALAYRFYSGIPDEDVTMGVLCLEMIDSVAAGVIYTADPTSPSSNQIIISAVWGLGPYAVEGRVQPDRYVVDRSRPLKIAEIRVSEKPVQLVRNPSGGLRETAVSPEKITAPCLREDQIITLAEYGLRLESHFGCPQDAEWALDPEGRLLILQSRPLQYVEREKDGRDEVVEVKGLEPIISGGETACPGAGAGRVFIIRDEEDLDKFPEGGILVARHSSPQFVVLMNKASAIVCEYGSTTGHMASVAREFGIPTLLGVPGAMERLKEGMEVTVDATGRRIFAGTIRELLRNRDRRKATVPGTPVHNILARVAQYIVPLNLTSPRDPSFSPHNCRTIHDIMRYVHEKSYEEMFTIGDALSDEIRFALRVKASLPIDLYIIDLGGGLAKEDLFLEKDSVEIEEIVNPPLRALLSGMTDEKVRQKEPRPVDLRGFLSVMTEQMLSPPKLGAERFGDRSYAMISDKYLNFNSRVGYHYSLLDAYCGKTVHKNYVSFSFMGGAADDLRRHRRAECIGIILKELGFSVEVKGDRVTGRIVKYEAPYLLECLRQIGLMLEYTRQMDMLMSTDKSAEFFARRFLEQNYRLDDLC
- a CDS encoding response regulator, whose product is MAERKCRVLIIDDERDFVETLVRRLERRGFEAYGALRGKEGIELLETHDVDVVVLDIRMPEMDGLEVLEIIKRRRPFVEVILLTGHGSLESSLKGLELGAYDYMLKPADLRALIEKIREAHERRLLRMEQK